A stretch of the Polyangiaceae bacterium genome encodes the following:
- the yidD gene encoding membrane protein insertion efficiency factor YidD yields the protein MVAKLLIRLIRLYQLLLSPLLGNVCRFHPSCSNYGLKCIEYHGAIRGSWLTLRRLSRCHPFHPGGYDPPPPPRDSQGDSTGREVDTAAGSGSETRLTESPPSGKSDCHCCA from the coding sequence ATGGTGGCCAAGCTCCTGATCCGCCTGATTCGGCTCTACCAGCTGTTGCTGTCGCCGCTCTTGGGAAACGTGTGCCGGTTCCACCCTTCTTGTTCGAACTACGGCTTGAAATGCATCGAGTACCACGGGGCGATTCGTGGTAGTTGGCTCACCCTGCGACGGCTGTCGCGCTGCCATCCGTTTCATCCGGGTGGCTACGATCCACCGCCGCCGCCCCGAGACTCGCAAGGCGACTCGACGGGCCGCGAAGTGGACACGGCAGCTGGCTCGGGATCCGAGACTCGACTGACGGAGTCTCCCCCGAGCGGCAAATCAGACTGTCATTGCTGCGCCTGA